A single region of the Nocardioides aquaticus genome encodes:
- a CDS encoding SLC13 family permease — MAQDEQDQRARSTGSTGSTTGTGARTEQHEVTGAGGDDASATGRSPGLQWSFRALGVVLAGAVYVALGSADLSADGRVVAAVGTLMAIWWMTEAMSLSATALLPIVLFPPLTGLGIDDATAPYADPIVFLFLGGFLIAIAMQKWDLHRRIALLTLRRVGTQPRRIVLGMMIATAFLSMWVSNTATTLMMLPIGISVLSLVVENTGRKGSGPEEGATAEALHDGTAVSDLVEDRDVRLFGVALLLSIAWAASIGGLGTLLGSPPNAIVAGYIGTELGTDIGFLQWMLLGVPIVVVFLALAWLVVTRVIFRFDLAELPGGEELINDQIADLGPMSRGEKIVLAVFAGAAFLWIVPGVLSSVGAVADAAPWLGSLDDTVIAVGAGIVLFLIPADDRGTMTLEWHDAEKGLPWGVLLLFGGGLSLAGAVAGSGLDQWFGSQVGGLGVLPIVLLLLAVVTLVLLLTEVTSNTATAATFIPILGGVAVGIGVDPTTLLIPAALAATCAFMLPVGTPPNAIVFGTGTVKITEMARGGAVLNVMGAVLITLFTVTIGPAALGLVI; from the coding sequence GTGGCCCAGGACGAGCAGGATCAGCGTGCCCGCAGCACCGGCAGCACCGGCAGCACGACCGGGACCGGCGCCAGGACCGAGCAGCACGAGGTGACCGGGGCGGGAGGGGACGACGCCAGCGCGACGGGTCGTTCCCCGGGTCTGCAGTGGTCCTTCCGGGCGCTCGGGGTGGTGCTGGCCGGCGCCGTCTACGTCGCCCTCGGGTCGGCGGACCTCTCGGCGGACGGGCGGGTGGTCGCCGCCGTCGGGACCCTGATGGCGATCTGGTGGATGACCGAGGCGATGTCGCTGTCGGCCACGGCCCTGCTGCCCATCGTGCTGTTCCCGCCCCTGACCGGGCTGGGGATCGACGACGCCACGGCGCCGTACGCCGACCCGATCGTCTTCCTCTTCCTCGGCGGGTTCCTGATCGCGATCGCGATGCAGAAGTGGGACCTCCACCGCCGGATCGCCCTGCTGACCCTGCGCCGGGTCGGCACCCAGCCACGACGGATCGTGCTCGGGATGATGATCGCGACCGCGTTCCTGTCGATGTGGGTGTCGAACACCGCCACCACCTTGATGATGCTCCCGATCGGGATCAGCGTGCTGTCGCTGGTCGTCGAGAACACCGGCCGGAAGGGCTCCGGGCCCGAGGAGGGCGCCACCGCCGAGGCGCTGCACGACGGCACCGCCGTCAGCGACCTGGTCGAGGACCGCGACGTCCGCCTCTTCGGGGTCGCGCTCCTGCTCTCCATCGCCTGGGCGGCCTCGATCGGCGGGCTGGGGACCCTGCTGGGCAGCCCGCCCAACGCGATCGTCGCCGGCTACATCGGCACCGAGCTCGGCACCGACATCGGCTTCCTGCAGTGGATGCTGCTCGGCGTCCCGATCGTGGTCGTCTTCCTCGCGCTGGCCTGGCTCGTGGTCACCCGGGTGATCTTCCGCTTCGACCTCGCCGAGCTGCCCGGCGGCGAGGAGCTGATCAACGACCAGATCGCCGACCTCGGCCCGATGAGCCGCGGCGAGAAGATCGTGCTCGCGGTCTTCGCCGGCGCCGCCTTCCTGTGGATCGTCCCCGGGGTGCTCTCCAGCGTCGGCGCGGTGGCCGACGCCGCGCCGTGGCTCGGGTCGCTCGACGACACCGTGATCGCCGTCGGGGCCGGCATCGTGCTCTTCCTGATCCCCGCCGACGACCGCGGCACGATGACCCTGGAGTGGCACGACGCCGAGAAGGGCCTGCCCTGGGGCGTCCTGCTGCTGTTCGGCGGCGGGCTCAGCCTGGCCGGCGCCGTGGCCGGCTCCGGGCTCGACCAGTGGTTCGGCTCCCAGGTCGGCGGCCTGGGCGTCCTGCCGATCGTGCTGCTGCTGCTCGCGGTGGTCACCCTGGTCCTGCTGCTCACCGAGGTCACCAGCAACACCGCGACCGCGGCCACGTTCATCCCCATCCTGGGCGGGGTGGCGGTCGGCATCGGCGTGGACCCGACGACCCTGCTGATCCCGGCGGCGCTGGCCGCGACGTGCGCGTTCATGCTGCCGGTCGGCACCCCGCCGAACGCGATCGTCTTCGGCACCGGCACGGTCAAGATCACCGAGATGGCCCGTGGCGGGGCGGTGCTCAACGTGATGGGCGCCGTGCTGATCACCCTCTTCACCGTCACGATCGGCCCGGCCGCCCTGGGCCTGGTGATCTAG
- a CDS encoding PQQ-dependent sugar dehydrogenase has protein sequence MRTPVVASLVASSLLALTAALLPATGAGAEPAVPVGSGASAVGPTAPMTAYPSPVTARAPRPFPALQVTTLADGLDHAWDVQELPGGGLLVSERDRARLSIVDDGGTRTLDFPSDRVWVSGETGLMGLAVDPGFEDNRRFYTCQGSNAAGDRHDVRVVAWRLGQDGTTVGGADVLLKGIQATSGRHGGCRLLVTDRGALLVGTGDAAVGANPQDRTSLNGKVLRLDPRTGRPSAANPWAGSENRKKRYVLTYGHRNVQGLAQRADGSLWSVEHGSYRDDEVNLLRRGANYGWDPRPGYDESVPMTDFSLPGKQRAARWRSGNPTIAPSGATFIRGAAWGRYRGRLAVAVLGGTRMMFQAYDGKGRLTDVRVPPVLREQGRLRSVTQLADGALVVTTDNGGGADRVLRVEPVRG, from the coding sequence ATGCGCACCCCCGTCGTCGCCTCGCTCGTCGCCTCGTCCCTGCTCGCGCTGACCGCCGCGCTGCTCCCGGCGACGGGAGCCGGCGCCGAGCCGGCGGTGCCGGTGGGCAGCGGGGCCTCGGCGGTCGGGCCGACGGCGCCGATGACGGCGTACCCGTCCCCGGTGACCGCCCGCGCGCCGCGCCCGTTCCCGGCCCTGCAGGTGACCACGCTCGCCGACGGGCTCGACCACGCCTGGGACGTCCAGGAGCTCCCTGGGGGCGGGCTGCTCGTCAGCGAGCGGGACCGGGCCCGGCTCAGCATCGTCGACGACGGGGGCACCCGCACCCTCGACTTCCCCTCCGACCGGGTGTGGGTCTCGGGAGAGACGGGCCTGATGGGCCTGGCCGTCGACCCGGGCTTCGAGGACAACCGCCGCTTCTACACCTGCCAGGGCAGCAACGCCGCCGGGGACCGGCACGACGTCCGGGTCGTGGCGTGGCGGCTTGGCCAGGACGGCACCACGGTCGGCGGGGCCGACGTGCTGCTGAAGGGCATCCAGGCCACGAGCGGCCGCCACGGCGGCTGCCGACTGCTGGTCACCGACCGAGGCGCCCTCCTGGTCGGCACCGGCGACGCCGCGGTCGGCGCCAACCCGCAGGACCGGACCTCCCTCAACGGCAAGGTGCTGCGGCTGGACCCGCGGACCGGCCGCCCGTCGGCGGCCAACCCGTGGGCCGGCTCGGAGAACCGCAAGAAGCGCTACGTGCTCACCTACGGCCACCGCAACGTGCAGGGCCTCGCCCAGCGGGCCGACGGCTCGCTGTGGTCGGTGGAGCACGGCTCCTACCGCGACGACGAGGTCAACCTGCTGCGCCGCGGCGCCAACTACGGCTGGGACCCGCGCCCCGGCTACGACGAGTCCGTGCCGATGACCGACTTCTCGCTGCCGGGCAAGCAGCGCGCCGCACGCTGGCGCTCGGGCAACCCGACCATCGCCCCGTCGGGGGCGACCTTCATCCGCGGCGCTGCATGGGGCCGCTACCGCGGACGCCTGGCCGTCGCCGTGCTCGGCGGGACGCGGATGATGTTCCAGGCCTACGACGGCAAGGGGCGGCTCACGGACGTACGGGTGCCCCCGGTGCTGCGCGAGCAGGGCCGGCTGCGCTCGGTCACCCAGCTGGCCGACGGCGCGCTGGTCGTCACCACCGACAACGGCGGGGGCGCCGACCGCGTCCTGCGGGTGGAGCCGGTGCGGGGCTGA
- the panB gene encoding 3-methyl-2-oxobutanoate hydroxymethyltransferase, with translation MTTSPQETPPYASGAPADAPHDGPAQPARPRRVRTAHLREMKERGERFSMLTAYDQYAAEIFDEAGVEVLLVGDSASNNVLGHDTSLPITVEELLPLTAAVARSARRALVVGDLPFGSYQASPEQAYLTAARFMKEGRAQAVKLEGGVEMVGQIERLSRGGVPVMAHIGFTPQSEHALGGYRVQGRGDAAERVLADARAVEAAGAFAVVMEMVPGDTAARVTAELTIPTIGIGAGAGCDGQVLVWQDAFGLRTGRLPRFVKQYADVRSVLLEGARAYADEVRTGAFPGPEHTF, from the coding sequence GTGACGACCAGCCCCCAGGAGACTCCCCCGTACGCCTCCGGCGCGCCCGCCGACGCACCTCACGACGGGCCCGCGCAGCCGGCCCGGCCGCGCCGGGTCCGGACCGCGCACCTGCGGGAGATGAAGGAGCGCGGCGAGCGGTTCTCGATGCTGACCGCCTACGACCAGTACGCCGCCGAGATCTTCGACGAGGCCGGCGTCGAGGTGCTCCTGGTCGGGGACAGCGCCAGCAACAACGTGCTCGGCCACGACACCTCGCTGCCGATCACGGTCGAGGAGCTGCTGCCCCTGACCGCCGCGGTCGCCCGATCGGCACGCCGCGCACTCGTGGTCGGCGACCTGCCGTTCGGGTCCTACCAGGCCTCGCCGGAGCAGGCGTACCTGACGGCGGCCCGTTTCATGAAGGAGGGCCGCGCCCAGGCCGTGAAGCTCGAGGGCGGCGTCGAGATGGTCGGGCAGATCGAGCGCCTCTCGCGCGGGGGCGTCCCGGTGATGGCCCACATCGGCTTCACCCCGCAGTCCGAGCACGCCCTCGGCGGCTACCGCGTCCAGGGCCGCGGCGACGCCGCGGAGCGGGTGCTGGCCGACGCCCGCGCGGTCGAGGCGGCCGGGGCGTTCGCGGTCGTGATGGAGATGGTGCCCGGCGACACCGCCGCCCGGGTCACCGCAGAGCTGACGATCCCCACGATCGGGATCGGCGCGGGCGCCGGCTGCGACGGCCAGGTGCTGGTCTGGCAGGACGCCTTCGGGCTGCGCACCGGGCGGCTCCCCCGCTTCGTCAAGCAGTACGCCGACGTGCGATCGGTGCTCCTCGAGGGTGCCCGCGCCTACGCCGACGAGGTCCGTACCGGCGCGTTCCCCGGGCCCGAGCACACGTTCTGA
- a CDS encoding PAS domain-containing hybrid sensor histidine kinase/response regulator has translation MAPPRPVVRAREVTFAEQVLRALPDGLWMFDDHGVTTYANAVMLTMVGRDANQLVGSSVDVLLDEQGREDLARHLAIRDSGAEARRDLECRFHRPDGSAFWALVSHVPLLDDEGERQAWLYRVKDHSEQRALLDELGRREHQLAEAQAVAGVGSWERDVATGVVSWSVQAYRMCRVDPATFEPAEDSFLALLDPRDLDLVLVRYAQMLDGGEPLDVECRLAGGPEKWLRVRGRVVCDDAGEVARISGTLQDVTEAKNNEQGLQFLSTMGRAANEATTLQEVLINSEPLVRPYARWPAVMVAAPRSPDPGADLFYIDLAWAAADEEMLQFARDLVREAVGVRGTVQRLGPGGTVLVVGPVQVGERLACVVVTDTEAGHRAPAGDLVVFEQMLAMLANVAEREWAAEELAAARDAALSASRAKSDFLATMSHEIRTPLNGVIGLSELLRRTELTSHQQRLAAGVDQAGRTLLALVNDILDLSKIEAGRLDLEEVDFDPRAVVEQSAALVADAARGKGLELVVSSAADMPVLVRGDPVRFGQVITNLAANAVKFTATGEVVIRAELDDSRVRVSVRDTGVGIPPDAQEGLFEAFTQADSSTTREYGGTGLGLAISKRIVGAMGGDIGVRSVAGEGSTFWFTAALGAAAEEHSTGRNGVREKVVAGLRVLVVDDNATNRFILTEQLCGWAVDVTAVESAYEALVELDTSVRRGMPYDVVLLDYMMPGTDGEQLARVVRAELRHDVTRLVLLSSATEPAEGWLNKAGIDGFLSKPVLASRLLDTLATVGGHWEPPADQEVGADLMPAADRGRILVVEDNAINQLVAEGVLRRLGFQVQMADDGAAGVAAVADHPDGFVAILMDCQMPVMDGFDATRAVRAIQHGGVRTPIIAMTAAAVSGEREGCLEAGMDDFLAKPVDVRLLGEVLDRWVAPRSAAPASLLSTRLAELLEGGIELSLIAQMAERFEAMAIDLFTALTRAVRESDAAAVGLHAHALSGSAASLGLSLLAQQCTLIERAARVGQLPTGAALEGLRVAIADGTRDLASFVRARAPIA, from the coding sequence ATGGCCCCTCCCCGTCCCGTCGTGCGTGCTCGTGAGGTCACGTTTGCCGAGCAGGTGCTGCGTGCGCTGCCGGACGGGTTGTGGATGTTCGACGACCACGGTGTGACGACCTACGCCAATGCGGTGATGCTCACGATGGTGGGTCGGGACGCCAATCAGCTCGTCGGGTCCAGCGTGGATGTTCTGCTCGATGAGCAGGGGCGGGAGGACCTCGCCCGCCACCTGGCCATCCGGGATAGCGGGGCGGAGGCGCGCCGTGACCTCGAGTGCCGCTTTCACCGTCCCGACGGTTCTGCGTTCTGGGCCCTGGTCAGCCACGTGCCGCTCCTCGACGACGAGGGGGAGCGGCAGGCCTGGCTGTACCGGGTGAAGGACCACTCCGAGCAGCGCGCCCTGCTCGACGAGCTGGGACGCCGCGAGCACCAGCTCGCCGAGGCCCAGGCCGTCGCGGGTGTCGGCAGCTGGGAGCGCGACGTGGCCACCGGGGTGGTGTCCTGGTCGGTGCAGGCCTACCGGATGTGTCGCGTCGACCCCGCGACCTTCGAGCCCGCCGAGGACTCCTTCCTCGCGCTCCTGGATCCCCGCGACCTCGACCTTGTCCTGGTCCGGTACGCGCAGATGCTCGACGGAGGCGAGCCACTGGACGTCGAGTGTCGTCTCGCCGGTGGCCCTGAGAAGTGGCTTCGTGTCCGGGGGCGCGTCGTGTGTGACGACGCCGGGGAGGTGGCCCGCATCAGCGGAACGCTGCAGGACGTCACCGAGGCCAAGAACAACGAGCAGGGGTTGCAGTTCCTCAGCACCATGGGTCGAGCTGCCAACGAGGCGACGACTCTCCAAGAGGTCCTGATCAACTCGGAGCCGCTGGTGCGGCCCTACGCCCGGTGGCCCGCTGTCATGGTCGCGGCCCCCCGGTCGCCCGACCCCGGAGCCGACCTCTTCTACATCGACCTGGCTTGGGCCGCGGCCGACGAGGAGATGCTGCAGTTCGCCCGTGACCTCGTGCGGGAGGCAGTAGGGGTGCGAGGAACCGTGCAGCGTCTGGGACCTGGTGGAACGGTCCTGGTGGTCGGCCCGGTCCAGGTGGGAGAGCGGTTGGCGTGCGTGGTCGTCACCGACACCGAGGCCGGACATCGGGCGCCGGCAGGCGACCTGGTGGTCTTCGAGCAGATGCTGGCCATGCTTGCCAACGTCGCCGAGCGGGAGTGGGCGGCCGAGGAGCTCGCTGCCGCTCGCGACGCCGCGCTGAGCGCCTCGAGGGCCAAGTCGGACTTCCTGGCCACCATGAGCCACGAGATCCGCACGCCGCTCAACGGCGTGATCGGGCTGAGCGAGCTGCTGCGCCGCACCGAGCTGACGTCCCACCAGCAACGGCTCGCCGCAGGCGTCGACCAGGCGGGCCGGACACTGCTCGCGCTGGTGAACGACATCCTGGACCTCTCCAAGATCGAGGCCGGCCGCCTCGACCTCGAGGAGGTCGACTTCGACCCACGCGCCGTGGTCGAGCAGAGCGCCGCGCTCGTCGCCGACGCCGCTCGCGGCAAGGGCCTCGAGCTGGTGGTCTCGAGCGCCGCCGACATGCCGGTGCTGGTGCGTGGTGATCCGGTCCGCTTCGGGCAGGTCATCACGAACCTGGCCGCCAATGCGGTGAAGTTCACCGCCACCGGGGAGGTCGTGATCCGGGCCGAGCTCGACGACTCACGGGTACGCGTGTCGGTGCGCGACACCGGCGTCGGTATCCCGCCCGACGCGCAGGAGGGACTCTTCGAGGCGTTCACCCAGGCTGACAGCTCGACCACCCGGGAGTACGGCGGCACCGGCCTGGGTCTGGCCATCAGCAAGCGGATCGTCGGCGCCATGGGCGGCGACATCGGGGTGCGCAGCGTGGCGGGCGAGGGGAGCACGTTCTGGTTCACGGCTGCCCTGGGCGCAGCCGCCGAGGAGCACTCCACGGGCCGGAACGGGGTGCGGGAGAAGGTCGTGGCCGGACTCCGGGTCCTGGTCGTCGACGACAACGCCACCAACCGCTTCATCCTCACCGAGCAACTCTGCGGCTGGGCGGTGGACGTGACGGCCGTCGAGTCGGCCTACGAGGCCCTGGTCGAGCTGGACACCTCGGTGCGCCGCGGCATGCCCTACGACGTTGTGCTCCTCGACTACATGATGCCGGGCACCGACGGTGAGCAGCTGGCCCGCGTCGTACGCGCGGAACTGCGCCACGACGTCACCCGGCTCGTGCTGCTGTCGTCGGCGACGGAGCCGGCCGAGGGTTGGCTGAACAAGGCGGGGATCGACGGTTTCCTGAGCAAGCCTGTGCTCGCCTCACGCCTGCTCGACACGTTGGCCACGGTGGGAGGCCACTGGGAACCCCCCGCTGATCAGGAGGTCGGCGCCGACCTGATGCCGGCTGCGGACCGAGGGCGGATCCTGGTCGTCGAGGACAACGCGATCAATCAGCTGGTCGCCGAGGGGGTGCTACGCCGTCTGGGGTTTCAGGTGCAGATGGCCGACGACGGCGCTGCGGGTGTGGCCGCCGTTGCCGACCATCCGGACGGGTTCGTGGCCATCCTGATGGACTGCCAGATGCCGGTGATGGATGGTTTCGACGCCACCCGCGCGGTGCGTGCCATCCAGCACGGTGGCGTGCGCACCCCGATCATCGCGATGACGGCGGCTGCGGTGTCGGGTGAGCGGGAGGGTTGTCTGGAGGCCGGGATGGACGACTTCCTGGCTAAGCCCGTCGACGTGCGGCTGCTGGGGGAGGTCCTCGACCGCTGGGTAGCACCTCGCTCGGCGGCACCGGCATCCCTGCTCTCTACCCGCCTCGCCGAACTGCTGGAGGGCGGCATCGAGCTCAGTCTCATCGCGCAGATGGCCGAGCGTTTCGAGGCGATGGCCATCGATCTCTTCACCGCGCTGACCAGGGCCGTGCGTGAGAGTGACGCAGCTGCGGTAGGTCTGCACGCGCACGCCTTGAGCGGCAGCGCCGCCAGCCTGGGCCTCTCCTTGCTCGCGCAGCAGTGCACGCTCATCGAGCGGGCGGCGCGTGTGGGTCAGCTGCCGACAGGAGCGGCGCTGGAGGGCCTCCGAGTTGCGATCGCGGATGGGACGCGCGACCTGGCTTCTTTCGTCCGGGCACGAGCGCCCATTGCCTGA
- a CDS encoding VOC family protein: MSEFPHLMHTAIDTPDPRGLAEFYREFLGLRYRPGDEPPTGASEDDVHWLVLVDDEGKRKIAVQHVDSLPRPTWPSHEVPMQLHLDFSVSTHHELERQKDRALALGATILLDRSEDPDVGCVLADPSGHPFCLLSR; this comes from the coding sequence ATGTCTGAATTTCCGCATTTGATGCACACGGCAATCGACACGCCAGACCCTCGCGGACTCGCGGAGTTCTATCGAGAGTTCCTCGGACTGCGCTACCGCCCCGGAGACGAGCCGCCAACTGGGGCGTCTGAGGACGACGTCCATTGGCTTGTACTCGTCGATGACGAAGGCAAACGCAAGATCGCGGTACAACACGTCGATTCGCTGCCGCGACCGACCTGGCCAAGTCATGAGGTGCCGATGCAACTCCATCTCGACTTCTCAGTCAGCACCCACCACGAACTTGAGCGTCAAAAGGATCGAGCCCTCGCTCTTGGTGCGACGATCTTGCTCGACCGCTCGGAAGATCCCGATGTGGGCTGCGTCCTGGCCGACCCCTCCGGTCATCCATTCTGCCTTCTCTCGCGCTAG
- a CDS encoding Type 1 glutamine amidotransferase-like domain-containing protein, translating to MKFLLTSGGITNPSINAALVQVLGKPIAESHALCVPTAQWGHPMCGPASVRRLVAGQPDFRHLSGLGWASLGVLELTALPTIGAERWIPWVREADVLLVDGGDATYLCHWMRESGLADLLSSLPDTVWVGVSAGSMVLTPRIGADFVEWPYATDDRTLGVVDFSIFPHLGAFPENTPAHAERWAADIGIPAYAIDEQTAIRVVDGSVDVVSEGRWTEFGS from the coding sequence ATGAAGTTCTTGCTCACCTCGGGCGGCATCACAAACCCCAGCATCAACGCGGCGCTCGTGCAGGTCCTCGGAAAACCAATCGCCGAGAGCCACGCCCTCTGTGTCCCTACCGCGCAGTGGGGCCATCCGATGTGTGGGCCGGCGTCGGTGCGGAGGCTCGTTGCCGGCCAGCCCGACTTCCGTCACCTGTCCGGCCTGGGCTGGGCGTCGCTCGGTGTCCTGGAGCTCACCGCACTGCCCACCATTGGCGCGGAGCGTTGGATCCCGTGGGTCCGTGAGGCCGACGTGCTGCTGGTGGACGGTGGGGACGCGACGTACCTCTGTCACTGGATGCGCGAATCCGGGCTGGCCGACCTGCTGTCGTCGCTCCCTGACACGGTTTGGGTGGGGGTTAGTGCGGGGAGCATGGTGCTGACGCCCCGGATCGGAGCGGACTTCGTCGAGTGGCCTTACGCGACGGACGACCGCACCTTGGGCGTCGTCGACTTTTCGATCTTCCCGCACCTGGGCGCGTTCCCGGAGAACACCCCTGCCCACGCGGAGCGGTGGGCCGCCGACATTGGCATCCCGGCCTACGCCATCGACGAGCAGACCGCTATCAGGGTCGTCGATGGCTCCGTCGATGTGGTCTCCGAGGGCCGGTGGACGGAGTTCGGGTCATAA
- a CDS encoding sensor histidine kinase, producing the protein MTATSAPRQDRDRPVPALSPRQTGFDLLLAVVCVAITLAVNLSGSESVSANREPDALTVVLTVLAVGSVALRRRFPLTTLALALAGVLGLVLVKGTVGMATIGPFVAAYAAVTYGSARNSRRAIALVILALALAVLLNPVDLSPEGAIISGAAFAGVILLATSTRARREAAEVDVRAAEQQVTLERERADVERERASFTATQERLRITRELHDVIGHAMSVMVVQAGAAGRLLDTADPARARIAVTEIENTGRRAMAEMRHLLGVVRDGGTEGDGSPRTPTPTLEDLRPLVARVEQAGLPATMVMHGVPLEVPPGIGLAAYRIVQEALTNCLKHSNASTPTPPVHPST; encoded by the coding sequence ATGACCGCCACCTCCGCACCACGCCAGGACCGTGACCGTCCGGTCCCAGCGCTGTCCCCGCGCCAGACCGGGTTCGACTTGCTGCTGGCCGTTGTGTGTGTCGCGATCACGTTGGCCGTCAACCTCAGCGGTTCAGAGTCTGTGAGCGCCAACCGCGAACCCGACGCGCTGACGGTCGTCCTGACCGTTCTGGCGGTCGGCAGCGTCGCCCTGCGGCGGAGGTTCCCGTTGACGACGCTGGCGTTGGCCCTGGCCGGCGTCCTGGGGCTGGTGCTGGTGAAGGGAACCGTCGGGATGGCCACGATCGGGCCGTTCGTCGCGGCGTACGCAGCCGTCACCTACGGCAGCGCTCGCAACTCCCGGCGTGCGATAGCGCTCGTGATCTTGGCGCTGGCGCTGGCCGTGCTCTTGAATCCCGTCGACCTGAGCCCAGAGGGCGCCATCATCAGCGGTGCGGCGTTCGCCGGCGTCATTCTGCTCGCGACGTCGACCCGGGCCCGCCGAGAAGCTGCCGAGGTCGACGTGCGCGCTGCGGAGCAGCAGGTCACCCTCGAGCGAGAGAGAGCGGACGTCGAGCGGGAGCGGGCTTCCTTCACCGCGACCCAGGAGCGACTCCGGATCACCCGCGAGCTGCACGATGTCATCGGCCACGCCATGAGCGTGATGGTCGTGCAGGCAGGCGCCGCGGGGCGGCTCCTGGACACCGCCGACCCCGCTCGGGCACGGATCGCGGTGACCGAGATCGAGAACACCGGGCGCCGGGCGATGGCCGAGATGCGCCACCTCCTCGGTGTCGTGCGCGACGGCGGGACCGAGGGCGACGGCTCTCCGCGGACGCCGACACCCACCCTGGAGGACCTGCGTCCCCTCGTGGCCCGGGTCGAGCAGGCCGGGCTACCGGCCACCATGGTGATGCACGGTGTGCCGCTCGAGGTGCCCCCCGGGATCGGCCTGGCCGCCTACCGGATCGTTCAGGAGGCGCTCACCAATTGCCTCAAGCACTCCAACGCCAGCACTCCAACGCCACCTGTGCATCCGTCGACGTGA
- a CDS encoding sensor histidine kinase: MTEVEILVTDDGTGMAPRTIEPGPGHGLAGMRERVAAYGGDLTIDNRPEGGCRVRATFPLAATP, from the coding sequence GTGACCGAGGTCGAGATCCTGGTCACCGACGACGGGACAGGCATGGCCCCCCGCACCATCGAGCCCGGCCCGGGACACGGCCTGGCCGGGATGCGTGAGCGGGTGGCGGCGTACGGGGGTGACCTCACGATCGACAACCGGCCCGAGGGCGGCTGCCGGGTCCGGGCCACCTTCCCGTTAGCCGCGACACCGTGA
- a CDS encoding type II CAAX prenyl endopeptidase Rce1 family protein, whose protein sequence is MSALAQLVRRHPISAFAVLACLFGWMAYGLAFAGIGSNPENMPLGPAMAAFVVTSCQGRKALFAWGRTLRRWVASPWLYLVAVGAPIVLHVLIVAMNHVFGAPLPTADQLGAWPEVPVTFLAMLVLVGLGEEAGWTAFAAPMLLRRHGLWGAFAVLAPLRILWHLPLMMTGDMPVVLGLLGNAGFQLIVLQMMRRRGGAWTHAAVWHATLNAFGGAFFFTMVTGADKDRLGLMLGLIYALAALLTLVPALLRRGTDDPDAAEHPTTVASSMSVPTPRG, encoded by the coding sequence ATGTCCGCGCTTGCCCAGCTTGTCCGGAGACACCCGATATCCGCGTTCGCCGTTCTGGCCTGTCTGTTCGGCTGGATGGCCTACGGCCTGGCCTTCGCCGGGATCGGGTCCAACCCAGAGAACATGCCTCTGGGCCCGGCCATGGCCGCCTTCGTCGTCACCTCCTGCCAGGGCCGCAAAGCACTCTTCGCCTGGGGGCGAACGCTCCGGAGATGGGTGGCATCACCGTGGCTCTACTTGGTCGCCGTCGGTGCACCGATCGTTCTGCACGTGCTCATCGTTGCGATGAACCACGTGTTCGGAGCACCGCTGCCGACGGCCGACCAGCTCGGTGCCTGGCCAGAGGTGCCAGTGACCTTCCTAGCGATGCTGGTCCTGGTCGGGCTCGGGGAGGAGGCGGGCTGGACGGCATTCGCGGCCCCGATGCTCCTGCGTCGGCACGGACTGTGGGGCGCGTTCGCGGTACTCGCACCGTTGCGCATCCTCTGGCACCTGCCCCTGATGATGACCGGTGACATGCCGGTCGTGCTCGGTCTGCTCGGCAACGCGGGCTTCCAGCTGATCGTGCTTCAGATGATGCGTCGCCGTGGGGGTGCATGGACCCACGCAGCGGTCTGGCACGCGACGCTGAACGCCTTCGGCGGCGCCTTCTTCTTCACCATGGTCACCGGCGCCGACAAGGACCGCCTGGGTCTGATGCTCGGCCTGATCTACGCGCTCGCAGCGCTCCTCACCCTGGTCCCGGCCCTGCTCCGCCGTGGCACGGACGACCCGGATGCGGCTGAACACCCGACCACGGTGGCGTCATCGATGTCCGTCCCGACGCCGCGGGGCTAA